The genomic window AGTATGTATTTCCTATATTGGTGTATACGCTCCCGACTCCAACAAGATTGTTGAGCTCCTCATGAATTTTCAGGGCCTTATTATAATAATCGAGCGCCCGTGGATAGATCCCCTTGTGGCTGTATATATTTGCAATGTTGGAATAGTCGCTTCCTTCCCCCAGCCGGTTTGCCAACTGCCTGTGGATAGTCAGGGCCTTTTTATAATAACTAAGCGCCTTGTCATACTTCCCCATTTCGGCATAGATAGTCCCGAGGTTGGCGTGGTCATTGGCCTCGCCGAGCCTGTGGCCCAGATGGGCATGTATCTTTAAGGCCTTCTCATAGTAGCGAACGGCATTATTTTGGTCTCCCTGAATGTTGTAGATATTCCCGATGTTTGTATAATCATTTCCTTCCCAGATACGGTTTTGCAGGCGGCGGTGAATTGCAAGGGCGCGCTTATGATGTTCGAGGGCGTTTGAGTAATCACCCCTTTTGCTCAGGACATTTCCGATATTGGCATAGATATTTCCCTCACCGAGCCTGTACTCTACAGCTTTGTATATCTCAAGGGCCTTTTCATAATAAGTCATGGCCTTCTTGTAATCTCCCTGGAATTTGTAGAGTATCCCAAAGCTGCTGTAGTCGTGACCTATTTCAAGTGTCCTGCCCAGCGACTTGTGGATAGTCAGGGCCTTTTTAAAATAAGTGCCAGCCTCCCCTGTCTTTCCCTGAATAGCCATTATGGTGCCTATATTGTTGTAAGCCCCCCCTTCTTCCACCTTGTCACCGCTCTTCTTAAACATAGCGAGGGCCTCTTCAAAGCACCGGATAGCCTCAGCATACTTGCCTTTTTTGGAATGAATGGCGCCGATCCGCCTCAATGACTTGCCATGTCCGTTATTATATCCGGAGGTTATGGCATCCTGCAGGGCATGTTTATAGAATTCGATGGCTGCGGAATATTCACTCTGTGAATCAGCAATCTTTCCATACAGGAGGGCTATCTCTGAATGGACGTCCTTTTTCCCGGGATTCAGGGATGATACCCTGTCGAGATGAGAGGATGCCTTCTTGTATTCCCCCCTGTCTATTGCAGATTCTATAAGGACCAACTGCCGTTCTAAGGAACTATCCATGTCAGGATTTACATTATACACAAACTTGACTTCCATGTCACCTTTCACTATAATCCCAAATTACTTTTCATAATAGATGCATCATCTCAGAGACTCAACAGCATTATTATTGTTACAATGGCAGATGAAAAATCCCCCTTAGTCCCCCTTTACAAAGGGGGAAAGTATTCCCTCTCTGCATAAAAGGGGAACATCCGTTCCCCCCTTTAGTAAAGGGGGGAGAGGGGGGATTTGAACGGAGAATTTCAAGTGAAAAAATCAGTTCCTGCCTTGCTTTCCACAGCAATGGCCGTCCTGCTTACGGCGATGTGTTCGGGTGTATCTGTTTCCCGGGCAGCAAACCAGTTTAACATCCCTGGTACTTCAGGGATGCCGGGGTTGTCACTGCCCTCAGGCATACCTTCAGCGCCGGAACAACACCAGATGGTTCAGGGGCTTCAGCCGCAGAGGCCGGACGGTCGGGATCTTTCTCCGCCAGTCAGGCACAAAAACATACCCTCTCCATTCGAAGACTACATACAGGGGAAAATCCCTGACCTTGTATCAACAAGCGTCGAGCAGTTCGGATACAACCTTTTTGAAGAGCCGCCGAGCACATTTGCGCCGGTGGATACTGTGCCTGTATCGCCCGATTACCTCGTTGGCCCAGGGGATGAGATAAGGATAAACATCTGGGGCAAACTAAATGCCGACCTTACAGCTGAAATTGACAACGACGGCAAAATAAACGTTCCCCAGCTTGGCATAATATACCTGACAGGCCTGACATTTGCCGAGGCAAAAGAGACAATAGAAAAGACATTCGGCCGGTACTACAGGCCGGAAGAGGTCAAGATAAATGTCAGTCTTGGACGCCTCCGGACCATAACCGTATTCATTGTGGGCAAGGCACAAACCCCCGGAAGCTACTCACTA from Nitrospirota bacterium includes these protein-coding regions:
- a CDS encoding tetratricopeptide repeat protein, with protein sequence MEVKFVYNVNPDMDSSLERQLVLIESAIDRGEYKKASSHLDRVSSLNPGKKDVHSEIALLYGKIADSQSEYSAAIEFYKHALQDAITSGYNNGHGKSLRRIGAIHSKKGKYAEAIRCFEEALAMFKKSGDKVEEGGAYNNIGTIMAIQGKTGEAGTYFKKALTIHKSLGRTLEIGHDYSSFGILYKFQGDYKKAMTYYEKALEIYKAVEYRLGEGNIYANIGNVLSKRGDYSNALEHHKRALAIHRRLQNRIWEGNDYTNIGNIYNIQGDQNNAVRYYEKALKIHAHLGHRLGEANDHANLGTIYAEMGKYDKALSYYKKALTIHRQLANRLGEGSDYSNIANIYSHKGIYPRALDYYNKALKIHEELNNLVGVGSVYTNIGNTYCHQGDYEKALDFHHKARRIHQNLGNKLGVGTVYANIGNIYSSKGDFESALKHQEMALDIFKEIGNKSGEQSALANIQVSLGNIYSSRGEYDKALDFLFRSVDIYNEMDNKPGIGNAYARIGSVYSSKGNYKRGLQFLTRALNIHMKLGDRLSMELAYLGIGNIYIKCGEYNKALQFNKKALRLHKSGK